Proteins encoded in a region of the Metamycoplasma alkalescens genome:
- the thrS gene encoding threonine--tRNA ligase, with protein sequence MKANHKLNHSTSHLLAAAILKLYPNTKLAIGPAIEEGFYYDFEFENPILEADLSKIEKLMKKLAEQGYVTKQVSKEFFNFNNQPYKTELYNEFLNDKKEITFFQFIHPKTNEILFTDLCAGGHIENTKEIKHFKLLSTAGAYWRGDSKNKMLTRIYGTCWETKEQLEQYLAILQERKERDHRKIGKDLELFMFNQLSGQGFPIWLEDGMKIHNIIKNYILKLDKKFGFKEVLTPHFGEKKLYEISGHWDHYQDTMFNPIKMDNETLVARPMTCPHHIILFNATRRSYRDLPIRYSEQSRLYRYEKSGALSGLERVRSMDLTEGHVFVRQDQIKEEFKHLYKMILQALKDFNIEIDHVSLSLRDPNDTEKFFQDNAMWNRAENDLREVLDKLKIKYQEFIGEAAFYGPKVDFQVRTALNKIITMSTLQLDFLLPQRFDMKFVNDKEEFEKPVLIHRGLIGTYERFIATLLEQTKGILPFWLSPKQITILPITNDFEIIQYAQELYEELSILDFNVNIDLRNERINKKIRESQIQKTKFIVIIGKKEVEEKLLAIREYGSEVTNEYKKDEFINKLLSLKKDLK encoded by the coding sequence ATGAAAGCAAATCATAAATTAAATCACTCCACATCGCATTTATTAGCAGCGGCTATTTTGAAACTTTATCCAAATACAAAATTAGCAATTGGTCCAGCCATTGAAGAAGGTTTTTATTATGATTTTGAATTTGAAAATCCAATTCTTGAAGCAGATTTATCCAAAATTGAAAAATTAATGAAAAAACTTGCCGAACAAGGTTATGTTACAAAACAAGTTTCAAAAGAATTTTTTAATTTTAATAATCAACCATACAAAACTGAACTTTATAATGAATTTTTAAATGATAAAAAAGAAATTACATTTTTTCAATTTATTCATCCAAAAACAAATGAAATTCTTTTTACTGATTTATGTGCAGGTGGACATATTGAAAACACAAAAGAAATCAAACATTTTAAACTCCTTTCAACTGCTGGTGCATATTGAAGGGGTGATTCAAAAAATAAAATGTTAACAAGAATTTATGGAACTTGTTGAGAAACTAAAGAACAATTAGAACAATATTTAGCAATATTGCAAGAAAGAAAAGAACGAGATCATCGAAAAATTGGTAAGGATCTTGAATTATTTATGTTTAATCAGCTATCAGGTCAAGGTTTTCCGATTTGATTAGAAGATGGAATGAAAATTCATAACATCATTAAAAACTACATTTTGAAATTAGATAAAAAGTTTGGTTTTAAAGAGGTATTAACTCCACATTTTGGTGAAAAAAAATTATATGAAATAAGTGGTCATTGAGATCATTATCAAGATACAATGTTTAATCCGATTAAAATGGATAATGAAACACTTGTTGCAAGGCCAATGACATGCCCGCATCATATTATCTTATTTAATGCAACAAGACGCTCATATCGTGATCTACCAATTCGTTATTCAGAACAATCACGTTTATATCGCTATGAAAAATCAGGTGCTTTATCAGGACTGGAAAGAGTTCGATCAATGGATTTAACTGAAGGACATGTTTTTGTTAGACAAGACCAAATTAAAGAAGAATTTAAGCACTTATACAAAATGATTTTGCAAGCATTAAAAGATTTCAATATTGAAATTGATCATGTTTCATTATCACTAAGAGACCCAAATGACACTGAAAAATTTTTCCAAGATAATGCGATGTGAAATCGGGCTGAAAATGATTTAAGAGAAGTTCTTGATAAATTAAAAATTAAATATCAAGAATTTATTGGTGAAGCAGCATTTTATGGTCCAAAAGTTGATTTTCAAGTTCGTACTGCACTAAATAAAATCATTACGATGTCAACATTGCAATTAGATTTCTTGTTACCACAAAGATTCGATATGAAATTTGTCAATGACAAAGAAGAATTTGAAAAACCTGTTTTAATTCATCGTGGTTTAATTGGAACATATGAACGTTTTATTGCGACACTTCTTGAACAAACTAAAGGAATATTACCTTTTTGGTTAAGTCCAAAACAAATAACAATTTTACCAATCACAAATGACTTTGAAATAATTCAATATGCACAAGAGTTATATGAAGAATTATCAATCTTGGATTTCAATGTTAATATTGATTTACGCAATGAAAGAATCAACAAAAAAATTCGTGAATCACAAATTCAAAAAACCAAATTCATTGTGATTATTGGCAAAAAAGAAGTTGAAGAAAAGCTTTTAGCTATTCGTGAATATGGTTCTGAAGTAACTAATGAATACAAAAAAGATGAATTTATAAATAAACTCCTTTCTTTAAAAAAAGATTTAAAATAA
- a CDS encoding M48 family metallopeptidase: MKHPNQVRKTKINNQEYEIKFFYSNAKHVYLTYEDGAFLVRGSIINLLNSRFENFLNKAMLNILKKLSLKSKPKLEIDTLNKKIYYFGNLLNYQIKNNLIYLIDAKNNIIKKFKKSNNDKFDDAFLIKNFLKKELLSKFDFFAKEAANSILKKNLDFKYSLRDKKTSWASITVASQKINICSDLIYFSDEIIKYVAYHEICHIIHHNHSKEFWSLLKKYIPNYQELKNKLKNHIFK, encoded by the coding sequence ATGAAGCATCCAAATCAAGTTCGAAAAACAAAAATAAATAATCAAGAATATGAAATTAAATTTTTTTATTCAAATGCTAAGCATGTTTATTTAACATATGAAGATGGTGCTTTTTTAGTAAGGGGTTCAATAATTAATTTATTAAATTCTAGGTTTGAAAATTTCTTGAATAAAGCAATGTTAAATATTTTGAAAAAACTTAGTTTAAAAAGCAAACCAAAATTAGAAATTGATACATTGAATAAAAAAATTTATTATTTTGGAAATTTGCTTAACTATCAAATAAAAAATAATTTAATTTATTTGATTGATGCGAAAAATAACATTATTAAAAAATTTAAAAAGTCAAATAATGACAAATTTGATGATGCTTTTTTAATTAAAAATTTTTTAAAAAAGGAATTGCTTTCTAAATTTGATTTTTTTGCAAAAGAAGCCGCGAATTCGATTTTGAAGAAAAATTTAGATTTTAAATACTCTTTACGAGATAAAAAAACATCATGAGCTTCAATTACTGTTGCATCACAAAAAATTAATATTTGTAGTGACTTAATTTATTTTTCGGATGAAATTATTAAATATGTTGCATATCATGAAATTTGCCATATAATACATCATAACCACTCAAAGGAATTTTGATCATTGTTAAAAAAATATATTCCCAATTATCAGGAACTTAAAAACAAATTAAAAAATCATATTTTTAAATAA
- the rpsT gene encoding 30S ribosomal protein S20 → MANIKSKQKAILSNAKANARNSAIKSTVKTAIKKAKLAAQAKDEKTAELVAKAHHEIDKAVSKGVLHQNNGARKASRLDAFIAKTNN, encoded by the coding sequence ATGGCAAATATTAAATCAAAACAAAAAGCAATATTATCTAACGCAAAAGCAAATGCTCGTAATTCTGCGATTAAATCAACTGTTAAAACTGCGATTAAAAAAGCAAAATTAGCTGCCCAAGCTAAAGATGAAAAAACAGCTGAATTAGTAGCTAAAGCACACCATGAAATCGATAAGGCTGTTTCAAAGGGTGTTTTACACCAAAATAATGGTGCAAGAAAAGCTAGCCGTTTAGATGCATTTATTGCTAAAACAAACAATTAA
- the rsmI gene encoding 16S rRNA (cytidine(1402)-2'-O)-methyltransferase: MTYKLFIVGTPIGNLEDITLRAIRILKEADIILCEDPKTSKKLLNHYDISNKHLIAYHKFNEKKLVNKIIEYIFFDKKVALISDAGMPCISDPGFNLISEAKKNNIFIDVIGGVSAFVHAFIKANFGSTFSFLGFLKDKSGERINQLKKLNEGVYVAYVSPHKLINTLKDFETVFLDTIEIYLCKELTKLHEKDYFGKPSEILLMLENDAIKGEYVLVFLIKKQKRIKINKYAK, translated from the coding sequence ATGACATATAAATTATTTATTGTTGGTACTCCAATTGGCAATTTAGAAGATATTACACTTCGGGCAATAAGAATTTTAAAAGAGGCCGATATTATTCTTTGTGAAGATCCCAAAACAAGTAAAAAACTTTTAAATCATTATGATATTAGTAATAAGCATTTAATTGCTTATCATAAATTTAATGAAAAAAAATTAGTTAACAAGATTATTGAATACATTTTTTTTGATAAAAAAGTTGCCTTAATTTCAGACGCCGGAATGCCATGTATCTCAGATCCTGGTTTTAATTTAATCTCTGAAGCTAAAAAAAATAATATTTTTATTGATGTAATTGGTGGAGTTAGTGCTTTTGTACATGCTTTCATCAAGGCAAATTTTGGGTCAACTTTTAGTTTTTTAGGTTTTTTAAAGGATAAAAGTGGAGAAAGAATTAATCAACTAAAAAAATTAAATGAAGGTGTATATGTTGCATACGTTTCGCCACATAAATTAATTAATACCCTAAAAGATTTTGAAACTGTTTTTTTGGATACAATTGAAATTTATTTATGTAAAGAATTAACAAAATTGCATGAAAAAGATTATTTTGGCAAGCCAAGTGAAATTCTTTTGATGCTTGAAAATGATGCAATTAAGGGTGAATATGTTTTAGTTTTTTTAATTAAAAAACAAAAAAGAATTAAGATTAATAAATATGCAAAATAA
- a CDS encoding DNA polymerase III — MLNEVFIKIINNSLNAKKLSHAYLLSSKKIKNFYEYFLYFINQINHENYQNFSDIKFGDLYFYIDGKNQNIHKQTILDAMNDTSETSILNQNKKRILIINNIENATMQSLNSLLKYLESPPKNTIIIMSCNFIAKVLKTIKSRAFIIEISTNDNELENSNEAFKNFFANTNSVYDEDLVLIFKKLSETIYQSSKKPIDFLEAVIEFFVYENKEIILDFLIMAFIDVYKIKKEIRNLDLLDANKIKKESFDYIPIYKIISLLKETKINLESSANFNLQKSNLLLKLEQFYDI, encoded by the coding sequence ATGCTAAATGAAGTTTTTATTAAAATAATCAATAATTCTCTTAATGCCAAAAAATTAAGTCATGCTTATTTATTGTCATCAAAAAAAATAAAAAATTTTTATGAATATTTTTTATATTTTATTAATCAAATTAATCATGAAAATTATCAAAACTTTTCTGATATTAAATTTGGGGATTTATATTTTTATATTGATGGAAAAAACCAAAATATTCATAAGCAAACAATTTTAGACGCAATGAATGATACTTCTGAGACATCAATCTTGAATCAAAATAAAAAAAGGATTTTAATTATTAATAATATTGAAAATGCAACGATGCAATCTTTAAATAGTTTGCTTAAGTATCTTGAATCACCACCTAAGAACACAATTATTATTATGTCATGTAATTTTATTGCAAAAGTGCTTAAAACAATTAAGTCTCGGGCATTCATTATTGAAATTTCAACAAATGATAACGAATTAGAAAACTCGAATGAAGCATTTAAAAACTTTTTTGCAAATACAAATTCAGTCTATGATGAAGATTTAGTTTTGATTTTTAAGAAATTAAGTGAAACAATTTATCAATCATCAAAAAAACCAATTGATTTTTTAGAAGCAGTTATTGAATTTTTTGTTTATGAGAACAAAGAAATAATTCTTGATTTTTTAATTATGGCATTTATTGATGTTTATAAGATTAAAAAAGAAATTCGGAATTTAGATCTTTTGGATGCAAACAAAATTAAAAAAGAATCATTTGATTATATTCCAATTTATAAAATTATTAGTTTATTGAAAGAGACTAAAATTAATCTAGAAAGTTCAGCAAATTTTAATTTGCAAAAAAGCAATTTATTATTAAAGTTGGAGCAATTTTATGACATATAA
- the tmk gene encoding dTMP kinase — protein sequence MLEKGKFIVFEGMDGSGKTTIIQMLKDELINRNLINNFVFTREPGSAFSKEAEKIRQLILDNANSFSSMVDALLFATSRRLNLEKGIWPALKNNKNVISDRYTTSSYVYQGILGDAQLENVEIINKIATNNTEPDFIIFFDLEPAISIERITKMRNEMDRLETNDVGYYFLLRESYKKIIAKNPQKYRVVNANCSIIELFNKVIDILQKEKVL from the coding sequence ATGCTTGAGAAAGGTAAATTTATTGTCTTTGAAGGAATGGATGGTTCAGGAAAAACAACAATTATTCAAATGCTTAAAGATGAATTAATTAATCGGAATTTAATTAATAATTTTGTTTTTACAAGAGAACCTGGTTCAGCATTTTCCAAAGAAGCCGAGAAGATTCGACAATTAATTTTGGATAATGCAAATTCATTCAGTTCAATGGTTGACGCTTTATTGTTTGCAACAAGTCGGAGACTAAATTTGGAAAAGGGAATTTGACCTGCATTAAAAAATAATAAAAATGTTATTTCAGATCGTTATACGACATCTTCATATGTTTATCAAGGAATCTTAGGTGATGCGCAATTAGAAAATGTAGAAATAATTAATAAAATTGCTACAAATAATACGGAACCTGATTTTATTATCTTTTTTGATTTGGAACCTGCAATTTCAATTGAAAGAATTACAAAAATGCGGAATGAGATGGATCGGTTAGAAACAAATGATGTTGGCTATTATTTTTTACTAAGAGAATCATACAAAAAAATCATTGCAAAAAACCCACAAAAATATCGTGTTGTTAATGCGAATTGTTCAATCATTGAATTATTTAATAAAGTGATTGATATTTTACAAAAAGAAAAAGTTTTATAA
- a CDS encoding toprim domain-containing protein: protein MQQEEFKKIIEMLRKIPGISNKQAKKIVTFFLENPPSFTKNLFEELVNLQQKTKKCKQCLAYTENEICNICLDKKRVKKLFVVSDSQDIEKFESLEIEKGKYFVFNENINLKKISDLVLNKISLFLKLIKEFDEIILALNTDLNGQITMKYIEKQIRYTYPQKNVYQLSIGIPFGMSIEAIDSISLTQSILNKKKL, encoded by the coding sequence ATGCAGCAAGAAGAGTTTAAAAAAATTATTGAAATGCTTAGGAAAATTCCTGGTATTTCAAATAAACAAGCAAAAAAAATTGTTACATTTTTTTTGGAGAATCCGCCAAGTTTTACTAAAAATTTGTTTGAAGAGTTAGTCAATTTGCAACAAAAAACTAAAAAATGTAAACAATGTTTAGCTTATACAGAGAATGAAATTTGTAATATTTGTTTAGATAAAAAAAGGGTTAAAAAGCTTTTTGTTGTTTCAGACTCGCAAGATATTGAGAAATTTGAATCACTTGAGATTGAAAAAGGCAAATATTTTGTTTTCAATGAAAATATAAATTTAAAAAAAATTTCAGATTTAGTTTTGAACAAAATTAGTTTATTTTTAAAATTAATCAAAGAGTTTGATGAAATTATTTTAGCTTTAAATACTGATTTAAATGGTCAAATTACAATGAAATACATTGAAAAACAAATTCGTTATACCTATCCCCAAAAAAATGTTTACCAATTATCAATTGGAATACCATTTGGAATGTCGATTGAAGCAATTGATTCAATATCATTAACACAGTCAATTTTAAATAAAAAAAAGTTATAG
- a CDS encoding YbaB/EbfC family nucleoid-associated protein yields MNINEMLKNAKRIQGEMEKDEQIVAKKEFVIEKQGIKITMLGSRKIKEIIINEALIDPEDPELIQDLVMLAVNEAIDVVDAAYDEISNKYSNSGMPF; encoded by the coding sequence ATGAATATAAATGAAATGCTAAAAAATGCGAAAAGAATTCAAGGTGAAATGGAAAAAGATGAACAAATTGTTGCTAAAAAAGAATTTGTCATTGAGAAACAAGGCATCAAAATAACAATGTTAGGATCAAGAAAAATTAAAGAAATTATCATTAATGAAGCCCTAATTGATCCTGAAGATCCAGAATTAATTCAAGATTTAGTGATGTTAGCAGTAAATGAAGCAATTGATGTTGTTGATGCAGCATATGATGAAATTAGTAATAAATATTCAAACTCTGGAATGCCATTCTAA
- the dnaX gene encoding DNA polymerase III subunit gamma/tau, with translation MTFEKKYLALYRQYRPKTFDDVYGQKHIIESLKNIIRENKLTHAYLFCGPHGNGKTSTAKIFANAINCEHRFNENPCDLCIKNINQNIDIIEIDAASNTGIDDIRELKEKIKHLPTHGKYKIYIIDEVHMLSKSAFNALLKTIEEPPKHVIFILATTDPQKIPLTILSRVQRFNFKKIDKDILFEQITTIFNKENINAELEAIKLIVDLGNGSFRDTLSIADQVAVYCSNGIITKQAIEELYGIVDIQNILFLIKAILTNNHTQLINKYNYLVENGASVEKLISQIFNVLKDYFVLKKTHDEKLLEFCSKKDLVELKIDDERLFYYFELMQKAIKEIQNSNLPKQIIELYLLKMVSYELKENLVSTDFLLNKHLTENNNFEPVFKNNQDNNDLQINNSAKEFNSVFDLASIANSYDLAFDQEKNKEIITNDIKKNQDQLDEIKQNIEEDKEKNASFAKKASINDLLDDLLSPNDQNQKNDNNEQLSLKPELDQEEVNTLAFIYQYMKMNLYGWNGNKIQANLDVMHYNMLKNRLGKKYEHLNDLLFGFKVFLCSNELIVLKSDDIFKVHQLNLRRNADEFIEASNSIFARYLNVVAVTQDQVTNAIEYCKNNWKTKNPEEIKMISLLNLDNYKNKVSETVEYAKKLFGDIVKEPSK, from the coding sequence ATGACGTTTGAAAAAAAATATTTAGCATTATATCGACAATATCGTCCAAAAACATTTGATGATGTTTATGGTCAAAAACATATTATTGAATCATTAAAAAATATTATTAGAGAAAATAAATTGACACATGCTTATTTATTTTGCGGTCCACATGGAAATGGAAAAACATCAACTGCAAAAATTTTTGCCAATGCAATTAATTGTGAACATCGGTTCAATGAAAATCCTTGTGATTTATGTATTAAAAATATTAATCAAAATATTGATATTATTGAAATTGATGCAGCTTCAAATACAGGAATTGATGATATCCGCGAATTAAAAGAAAAAATCAAGCATCTTCCAACGCATGGCAAATATAAAATATATATTATTGATGAAGTTCATATGCTTTCAAAAAGTGCATTTAATGCCTTATTAAAAACAATTGAAGAACCCCCAAAACATGTTATTTTTATTTTAGCAACAACTGACCCCCAAAAAATTCCGCTAACAATTTTAAGTCGGGTGCAAAGATTCAATTTTAAAAAAATTGATAAAGATATATTATTTGAACAAATCACAACAATTTTTAATAAAGAAAATATCAATGCTGAATTAGAAGCAATTAAATTAATTGTTGACTTAGGTAATGGAAGTTTTCGTGATACTTTAAGTATTGCCGATCAAGTTGCAGTTTATTGTTCAAATGGAATTATAACAAAACAAGCAATTGAGGAATTGTATGGAATTGTGGATATTCAAAACATTTTGTTTTTAATCAAAGCAATTTTGACAAATAATCACACGCAATTAATTAATAAATATAATTATTTGGTTGAAAATGGTGCAAGTGTTGAAAAATTAATTTCACAAATTTTCAATGTTTTAAAAGATTATTTTGTTTTAAAAAAAACACATGATGAGAAGCTTTTAGAATTTTGTTCAAAAAAAGATTTAGTTGAATTGAAAATTGATGATGAAAGATTATTTTATTATTTTGAATTAATGCAAAAAGCAATTAAAGAAATCCAAAATTCAAATTTGCCAAAACAAATTATTGAACTATATTTATTAAAAATGGTTTCTTATGAACTTAAAGAAAATTTAGTTTCAACGGATTTTTTATTAAATAAACATTTAACTGAAAACAATAATTTTGAGCCTGTATTTAAAAATAATCAAGATAATAACGATCTTCAAATTAATAATAGTGCAAAAGAGTTTAATTCAGTTTTTGATTTAGCAAGCATTGCTAATTCTTATGATTTAGCATTTGATCAAGAAAAAAACAAAGAAATCATAACTAATGACATTAAAAAAAATCAAGATCAATTAGATGAAATAAAGCAAAACATTGAGGAAGATAAAGAAAAAAATGCTTCTTTTGCAAAAAAAGCAAGCATTAATGATTTATTAGATGATCTTTTAAGTCCAAATGATCAAAATCAAAAAAATGATAATAATGAACAACTGTCTTTAAAACCAGAATTAGATCAAGAAGAAGTCAATACATTAGCTTTTATTTATCAATATATGAAAATGAATTTGTATGGATGAAATGGTAATAAAATTCAAGCAAATTTAGATGTTATGCATTACAATATGTTAAAAAATCGATTAGGCAAAAAATATGAGCATTTAAATGATTTGCTTTTTGGTTTTAAAGTCTTTTTGTGTTCAAATGAATTAATTGTTCTGAAATCCGATGATATTTTTAAGGTTCATCAATTAAATTTACGTCGAAACGCAGATGAATTTATTGAAGCAAGTAATAGTATTTTTGCAAGATATCTTAATGTTGTTGCAGTTACCCAAGACCAAGTAACAAATGCAATTGAGTATTGTAAAAATAACTGGAAAACAAAAAATCCTGAAGAAATAAAAATGATTTCTTTATTGAATTTAGATAATTATAAAAATAAAGTTTCTGAAACAGTTGAATATGCCAAAAAATTATTTGGAGATATTGTTAAAGAACCATCAAAATAA
- a CDS encoding NUDIX domain-containing protein — MKYVKSCGAIVLNNVESKLYVLLVQHTAGHWGFPKGHVEENETEEETAIREVKEETNVDIEILDGFKETINYSPFSNATKDVIYFLARPKNFDLKKQIGEIDVVEWVNIKEAIVNRITHENERELLEKTVDFYLNNFWDYK; from the coding sequence ATGAAATATGTAAAATCATGTGGTGCAATTGTTTTAAATAATGTTGAATCAAAATTATATGTCTTATTAGTTCAGCACACCGCTGGACATTGGGGTTTTCCAAAGGGGCATGTTGAAGAAAACGAAACTGAAGAAGAAACTGCGATTAGAGAAGTTAAAGAGGAAACAAATGTTGATATTGAAATTTTGGATGGTTTTAAGGAAACAATAAATTACTCACCATTTTCCAATGCAACAAAAGATGTAATATATTTCTTAGCAAGACCAAAAAATTTTGATTTAAAAAAACAAATTGGTGAAATTGATGTTGTGGAATGAGTCAATATCAAAGAAGCAATTGTCAACCGAATAACACATGAAAATGAACGTGAACTTTTAGAAAAAACAGTTGATTTTTATTTAAATAATTTTTGAGATTATAAATAA